One Bufo gargarizans isolate SCDJY-AF-19 chromosome 4, ASM1485885v1, whole genome shotgun sequence DNA window includes the following coding sequences:
- the LOC122935471 gene encoding UPF0329 protein ECU05_1680/ECU11_0050-like has translation MVRVEKPVVQKPVVKIKKNIRPQMDNIKKEMPIIKKLKAAKKEEEKIMKRTSKTEEEKIMEVTFKREEEKIMKVTSKTEEEITKRTSKTEKEKITMKTSRLNRFRKWIKKGPKRRTPAAAAGPWTKWS, from the exons ATGGTTCGAGTGGAGAAGCCAG TTGTTCAAAAACCTGTAGTGAAAATTAAGAAAAACATCAGACCACAAATGGATAATATCAAGAAAGAAATGCCAATTATTAAAAAACTTAAAGCCGCCAAAAAAGAGGAGGAGAAAATTATGAAGAGAACATCTAAAACAGAGGAGGAAAAGATCATGGAGGTAACATTCAAAAGAGAGGAGGAGAAAATCATGAAGGTAACATCTAAAACAGAGGAGGAGATCACAAAGAGAACATCAAAAACAGAGAAGGAGAAGATCACTATGAAAACATCCCGCCTGAACCGGTTCCGTAAATGGATTAAAAAAGGACCCAAAAGAAGAACACCTGCTGCAGCTGCCGGTCCATGGACTAAATGGAGTTAA